Genomic DNA from Veillonella criceti:
GGACGACCCATTTTTTCAATATTATTTTTCAAAAGCATATGAGCCAGAACATACAATGGTAGGTTATGAGGGCGATTTATTAGCCAGTATGGTTCATTTGCGCCAATACACCTTAGCTGTGCGTGGTGCTCAGTTACCAGTGAGTTATATGGTAGGTGTAGCTACTGATCCTGTGGCTCGTCGAGGTGGTATTGGGGGCCAGCTTTTGTTATCTTCTTTAGAAGAATTAAAACAGAGAGGCCAAGGACTGACGATTCTTATGCCATCAAAAGCTGCTTTTTATCAGCAATATGGCTGGGAATTATATGCGCACCAATGGGTGCAAACTTTGCCTTTAGAAGAACTACGACCTTTGACGGATAAGACGTTGCATTTTGGTTTAGTGCATTCAGACGATGAGTGGTCAAAGCTTGCACCGGTATATGAGACCTATACGAAAGGGGTATCTGGGTATGCTATCCGTGGTGAAAAAGAATGGCGCCGTTTGTTAGGCAGCTTTTTTGCAGAAGGCGTACGTGTAGCTTATGTAGCTGATGAAGCTGGGCATATTGAAGGCTATGCGGTGTATCGCTTAGGGGCTGAAGAGATTCCCGTTACGGAGTTTGTGTATACCTCTCGTCGAGCTCAGAAAGGTCTTCTTAATTATTTGTATAATCATCGTTCGCAAGGGAGTTCCATTCGTTGGAATGAAGGAATGCAAGATGAATCATATATTTTCCATCCTAATGGCAAAACAGGCCATACGACTATGCCTTACATGATGAGTCGTATTGTGGATGTAGTGACGGCTATGGCTAGTGTACCAGCCCATATTGATGGCCATTGGTCACGCATTTCAGCTGTTTCAGAAGGAGGCACGTATACATTCATATTAGGCGTGAAGGATTCGTTAGCTTCTTGGAATGAGGGAACCTATGAGGTGACAGTTCAGCACCAAGGTACTGTACAGGCGAAGAAGGTAGCGGATGTTGTAAATAATGATGTTGATGTAGTGATGGCAGTGGGCGCTTTAAGTTTAATTCTTATGGGCCGCATGACAGCTAGTGAATTAGCCTTTGAAGGAAAAGTGAGTGGTAACGACACTGTATTGGCTATGTTAGATCGAATATATCCAAAGCAAAAAACATATATTAATGAATGGTGGTAATGTAGACGTATTCGCTAGTGGTATGATACCCCTTAAAATGTCCACTGTGTTGCCGAATTGAAAACCTTAGCGTTCATAAAGACGTGTTATAATGGACGTATGATTTAATACATTAAAAAGCATGGAGGACCAAATGAAAGATTTATATTGTATGTTAGAGAGAGAGGTACTACCTGCTTTTGGTTGTACAGAACCGATTGCTTTGGCGTTTGCAGCGGCTAAAGCAGTAGAGGTTTTGGGGACATTTCCAACGAGTTTACATGCTGATTGTAGTGGCAATATTATTAAGAATGCTAAAAGTGTGACCATTCCTAATGCAGAGGGGCGCACTGGGTTTTATTATAGTTTGATTCTAGGGGCTATCGTAGGTGATGCGTCTAAAGAATTAGAAGTGCTAGAAGGCTTAACCAGTGCTGATGTAGCAAGGGCTGATGATTTATTTAATAGCAATTTCTGTACCGTTTCATTAGCAGAAGGCGTTGCTAATTTATATATTCAGGTAAGGGCTAGCACAGAAGAACATGAAGTCATAGTGACGGTACAGCAGAAGCATACGAATATTACTCATATTGAAAAAGATGGGGTTGTATTATTAGACATTCCTATGGAGCAAGTGCTGGCTGATGAGTTACAAATGACTTTTGATGATTGCTACGAATTCGCAGAAGAAGCGGATTTGAATCGGTTGAAAGAACTATTGAGTCGTCAATTTTCATATAATATGGCGATTGCCGAAGAAGGTATGAAAAATGCATATGGTTCAAATATTGGTAAATTAATCATTGAAGAATCAGCATCTATTGCAGATAAAGCACGGGCCTATGCGGCTGCTGGCTCAGATGCGCGTATGGGTGGTTGTAGCATGCCAGTGATGATAAACTGTGGCAGTGGTAATCAAGGTATCACTTTGTCTGTGCCTATTTTGGTATATGCTGAAGAATATAATGTGTCTGAAGAACGTCGATATCGTGCGTTAGCATTGGCTAATGTATTGGCTCTTTATATTAAACATGATATTGGGCGTTTGAGTGCTTATTGTGGTGTAGTAAGTGCGGCCTCTGCAACAGCAGCGGGCATTGCTTATATGCTAGAAGAATCAAAGGACGTTGTTTGGGAAACGTTATCCAATGCGCTAGTAGGGACGTCGGGTGTTGTGTGTGATGGTGCTAAAGCATCTTGTGCTATGAAGATTGGCATGTCCTTAGGTAATGCGTTATTATCCTATCGTCAGGCGAAAACAAATAATAGTTTCAAAAATGGCGATGGTATTGTAAAGGGTTCTATTGATGAAACAGTGCATACGGTAGGGCGTATTGCTCGTGATGGGATGCGTGAAACGGACATTGTTATTTGTGGCAAGTAGAGTATTAAGTATTTGGTGGAGAGGATGAGAGTTATGAGCAAAACAGTATTTATTACAGGTGCTACCTCTGGGATTGGGCGAGCTACAGCAGAAGCCTTTGCTAAAGCAGGGTACAACTTATTGTTGTGTGCTCGTCGTTTAGATGTGTTAGATAATCTAAAAGCTGAGTTTGAACCAGAATTTAAAATCAAGGTCACTACGTTTGCCCTAGATGTGACAGATCGTCAGGCGGTTAGTACCATAGTACCTAAGCAGATTGAAGCGGTGGGAGGCGTAGATATTCTCGTGAATAATGCAGGGCTTGCTCAAGGGTTAGATTCTTTTGAAACGAGCTCTATTGATGATATGGAAACCATGATTGATACCAATGTAAAAGGGTTGCTCTACGTATCACGCACAGTATTGCCATTTATGATTGAAAAAAATCAAGGACATATTATTAATTTAGGGTCAACAGCGGGTATTTATGCCTATGCTAAAGGCGCTGTATATTGTGCGACTAAGGCGGCGGTTAAGACACTAAGCGATGGTATCCGTATTGATACGATTGAAACGGATATTAAAGTAACGACGATTCAACCAGGGATTGTAGAAACGCCATTTAGCGAAGTTCGTTTTCATGGAGACAAAGATAAGGCGGCTGCGGTATATGCTGGCGTAGAAGCTTTGCAGGCTGAAGATATTGCTGAAATTATTGTATTTGCTGCTACACAGCCAAAACGTGTACAGATTTCAGATATTACGATTATGGCCAATCAGCAAGCTACAGGCTTTATGATTGCGAAGAAGTAAGCTAATTTTATGTATAGACGCCTACTAGACCCTAAATTTGGTATAGTTGGCGTCTTTTTATAAGGAGGCTGTAGCTATGAGTTCATTGTCGATTGTAGAGAACTTTAAGATGTGTATGACTAAAAAATACATGACTTTTCAAGGTAGGGCTAGTCGTGGTGAATATTGGAAGTTCGTTTTAGTACAATTTATTATTATGTTAATTGTAGGTATTGTGGTCTGGGTGTTTACTTTTGATGAAGATACGATTGATACGATTAGTACAATTGCCGCATTGCCATTTTTATTACCGTCTTTGGCAGTTCAAACACGACGTTTGCACGATCTAGGTCGCAGTGCATGGTGGTTATTACTTCATTTAGTGCCATATGCAGGATCCTTTGTATTATTTATTTTCTCTATTATGAAAGGTAAACCAGAGACTAATGAATATGGGCCTGTGCCAGATTATTCTAATTATTTTTAAATATTCTGAAAAATATGGAAATTAAAAAAATCTCTTGACAAAGTATATGTGTTTATGAGAGAATAACACACATCAAATGAAATAAGCGATGAACAGGTATAAAGAGCTATTGAGTTGCTTACAGAGAGTTGCCGGTTGGTGCGAGGCAATAGAACAAATAGTATCGAAACTCCCCTGTGAGCTTTGTGGTTGAATATTAGTAAGCCATGACGGTAGTTCCGTTATAACTACAAGAGAACCAACTAGGGTGGTACCGTGTTATAGTTTATGATGCCCCTGGAACACAGTAATGTGATTCCAGGGGCTTTTTTGATACTTTCATTTTTTATTTTATGATGACTTTGTATCAATCGTATCAGCTATATGTATCAACTTATGACGCCCCTGGACGTGCAGTTAGTCTGTGCATCCAGGGGTATTTTTTATTGAGTGAGAAGAGAGATTGGTGCTATGAAGGAGAGAGCATAGCACCTGCATTGAGAAAGATGAGAGGTAATTTTATGAGCCAAGTACAAAAAGCAACTAATCAGCAAGATGTGAACCGGGTGTATTTCTTTGATACTACCTTGCGGGATGGGGAGCAAAGTCCTGGCGTATCTTTGCAGACCCCTGAAAAAATTGAAATTGCACAAAATTTAGTAAGACTAGGTGTTGATGTTATTGAAGCAGGCTTTCCAGCAGCTTCACCAGGGGATTTTGAAGCGGTAAAAACTATTGCTGAAAACGTAAAAGGAGTTATCATTTGTGGTTTAGCAAGAGCTAATAAGGCAGATATTGAGCGGACGGCAGAAGCTTTACAAGGAGCGGAACGAAGTCGTCTCCATGTATTTATTGCCACCAGTGATATTCATTTGGAATATAAATTGAAGAAAACGCGTGAAGAAGTTCTTGCTATTGTGAAAGAATGTTTGGCTTTGGCTAAAGGGAAATTTGATGAAATCGAATTTTCAGCGGAAGATGCTTCGAGGACGGATTTGGAATATTTGTGTGAAGTCTTTTCAGTAGCTATTGCTGGCGGTGCTACCATACTTAATGTACCGGATACAGTCGGTTATATGACCCCTGATGAATTTGCTTATAAGATTCGTTATATTAAAGAACATGTGCAAGATATAGATAAGGCCATTATTAGTGTCCATTGCCATGACGACTTGGGGATGGCCAATGCTAATACGTTGGCAGCGATTCAAGCTGGGGCTCGTCAAGTAGAAGGAACGATTAATGGACTTGGTGAACGAGCGGGTAATGTAGGGATTGAAGAAGTGACGATGGCACTTAAAACAAGGCAAGATGTGTATGGAGTAACTACAGCTATTGATACGAAGCAATTTACTCGTGTAAGTAAATTAGTGAGTAAGTTAACGGGCATGGCGGTACCACCAAATAAAGCGATTGTAGGTCGCAATGCTTTTGCTCATGAGTCTGGAATTCATCAACATGGTATGCTAAATAATCCCACGACCTACGAAATCATGACACCAGAAAGTGTAGGTGCTGAAAAAACAAGTATCGTTCTTGGTAAACATTCGGGTTGTCATGCCTTTGAAAGTCATTTAGAAACAATGGGCTTCCATTTTACCGCTGAAAAAGTAAATGATTTATTTGTAAAATTTAAAGCGCTAGCGGATCGGAAGAAAGAGATTTTTGATGAAGATATTTTGGCTCTTGTTATTGATAATATTGACCATGTAAAAGCCATTGAACTCGTGCATCATCATTATAAATCTAATGAACGTGGTTATGCTTATGCAGATGTACGGCTTAAAACACCACAAGGTATCCGCGAAGATGCGGCCGTTGGTGATGGTTCGGTTGATGCCTCACTTAAAGCAGCACAGCGTGTTATTGGCTTACCGATTGAGCTTAAGGATTATCAGGTACGCTCCGTCACAGCCGGCCAAGATGCACTAGGTGAAGTGCAGGTAACGATTGAATATAAAGGGCGTCAATATAATGGGCGTGGTGTAAGCACGGACGTAATTTCATCCAGTGTATTAGCCTATATTAATGCTGTTAACTATGTATATTTAACTGAAGAAATTGAAAAAGAATTTGAATAGTCAGTGTAGTAGAAAGTATTAAATGGATTAATAGAAATAGTGAGAATTGAGAATAAGGAGGCATTCGTTATGGGGATGACGATGACAGAGAAGAACATGGCTCGCCATGCAGGGGTGGCTACGGTAAGAGCCGGTGAGATTATAGAATGTAAAGTAGATGCCGTATTGATGAACGATATTACTTTTCCACCAGCCTTAAAAGAGTTTAGAAAAATTGGTAAACCTGTATTTGATCGAGCGAAAATTTATTTGGTGCCCGATCATTTCACACCGAATAAAGATATTAAATCGGCTGAACAAGCGAAGATAATGCGTGATTTTGTCCGGCAAGAACAAATTACTCATTATTTTGAAGTAGGCCGTATGGGGATTGAACATGTGTTATTGCCAGAACAAGGCTTAGTAGCACCAGGGGATATGATTATCGGTGCCGATTCTCATACGTGTACCTATGGAGCACTCGGTGCCTTTGCTACGGGGGTAGGTTCCACTGATGCAGGGGTTGCTATGGCAATGGGACAGACTTGGTTTAAAGTGCCAGAAGCGATTAAAGTGGAACTTACGGGTATGCCGAATCGTTGGGTAACCGGTAAGGATATTGTGCTTGAACTGATTGGTCAAATTGGCGTAGATGGAGCGCGGTATAAAGCGATTGAATTCTGTGGTGATGGTATTGCTCATTTAACCATGGCTGATCGTTTGACGATTTGTAATATGGCGATCGAAGCAGGTGGTAAATGTGGCGTGTTCCCTTATGATGAGGTGACTAAGGCGTATGTAACTGGTCGTGTGAAACGTGAATATACACCTGTGGTAGCTGATGAAGATGCGGTATATAGTGAAACGGTAGTCATCGATTTAGCGACGTTGAAGCCAGTCGTGGCTTTCCCTCATTTGCCGTCTAATACGCATTATATTACGGACATTGCTAAGGATATTACCATTGACCAAGTGGTGATTGGTTCTTGTACCAACGGGCGCTATGAAGATTTAGAAGCGGCTGCCTCTATTTTTAAAGATAGAAAAGTAGCGGACTTTGTTCGTTGCATTGTAGTGCCAGGTAGCCAAGCTGTATATGATCAAGCTATTAAAGCAGGCTTGATAGATATTTTTATTGATGCGGGTTGTGCGGTGAGTACGCCTACCTGTGGGCCTTGTTTAGGTGGTTACATGGGGATTATGGCAGCTGGTGAACGGACTGTTTCCACCACAAATCGTAATTTTAGAGGGCGCATGGGCCATGTAGATAGTGAAGTGTATTTAGCTAGTCCGTATGTGGCGGCGGCCAGTGCTGTACTTGGACGCATTGCAGGACCAGAGGAGGTATAATATGGATTTTCAAGGTAAAATTTGGCGTTATGGCGACAATGTAGATACAGATGTAATTATTCCTGCTCGGTATTTAGCTATTGCTGATATGGCAGAACTTGCGACACATGCCATGGAAGATATTGACACGACCTTTGCAGCTAAGGTACAGCCTGGTGACTTGATGGTGGCTGGTAAGAATTTTGGTTGTGGTTCCTCTCGTGAACATGCGCCAGCGGTTATTAAAGCTAGTGGTGTGCCTTGTATTATTGCCCATAGTTTTGCACGGATATTTTTCCGCAATGCGATTAATATTGGGTTACCAGTGATTGAAATTGGTGATGCCGTTGAAAAAATACAAGTGAATCATGAAATTGGCATCGATATGAGTACTGGTGAGGTACATAATATAACGACTGGTGAAACCTATCAGGGGACAGCCTTGCCACCCTTTGTGCAGGCCATTGCTAAAGCAGGCGGGCTGGTAAATTTTGCTAAACAACGAGGTTAAGAGGCTTTGTAGTCATTAAAAGTGAAATATGAATTACCTATTTTGAGAGGTAGGTAATATATAGAGAAAGAGAGTTAGAACATGAGTATAGAGAAAACGGTAGTAGCCATTAATGGGGATGGCATAGGTCGTGAAATTGTAGAGGCAGCACGTCGTGTGGTAGATAAAGCGGTAGTTAAAGATAATATCGTTATTTGTTGGGCTGAGCATAAGGCAGGTGGTGAAGCCATTGATGCGTATGGAAAGCCGCTACCACAAAGTACGATTGATGCCTGTAAAAAAGCGGAGGCAGTTCTCCTTGGTGCCGTAGGCGGGCCTAAATGGGATTCTGTTGCGCCAGCGATTCGCCCTGAAAAAGCAATTTTAGGACTTCGTAAGGAGTTAGGCTTATTTTGTAATTTACGTCCGGTTCGTATTTTTAAAGCCTTGCAAGAGTATTCGCCGCTAAAGCCAGAATTGGTACAGGATGTAGATTTTGTCATTGTTCGTGAACTTACAGGTGGTATTTATTTTGGTGAACGGTCAGAAGCGAGCGGTGAAGGCCCTAATGAAAAAGCTTGGGATAAGGAAACATATCATCGTTATGAAATTGAACGAATTATAGACATCGCCATTGATACAGCGAAGAAACGTAAAGGCAAAGTAACGAGCGTAGATAAAGCCAATGTACTAGCTTCATCACGCTTATGGCGCACTGTGGCACAAGAAAAAGCCACTGCCAATTCGGCAGTGACTTTTGATTACTTATATGTAGATAATACAGCCATGCAATTAGTTGTTAACCCCGGTCAATTTGATGTAATTGTAACGACGAATTTATTTGGTGACATTCTAAGTGACGAAGGGGCCGTTGTTTCAGGCTCTCTTGGTCTATTACCGTCTGCCTCCATTGGTACTGGTACAGCCTTGTATGAACCAATTCATGGCTCAGCGCCTGATATTGCTGGCAAGGGCATCGCCAACCCATTGGGGACAATATTGTCAGCGGCTATGATGTGTCGTTATTCCTTGGGCGCTTCTAAGGCAGCCGACGCTATTGAAGCAGCCGTGGAAGCGGCCTTGACTGCTGGCTATCGTACAGGCGATATTTACAAGGATGGCATGAAACGAGTGAATACAGAAGGCATGACGGAAGCCGTGTTACAATATATCTAATAACGATTTAATAGAGCTTTTCTAACACAGAATCATCGATTTTAAAGGTGTGTTCTGGAGCAGGAAAGCTTCTTTCTTTTACGTCTTTAATGTAGTCTTTGACAGCATTGACGGTAATGTCATGAAGATTGGCGTATTGTTTTACAAATTTTGGGGTGAAACCAGTGCTAATCCCCAGTAAATCGTTGCACACTAATACTTGACCATCACAGCCATTACCAGCGCCAATTCCAATGGTTGCCATGGTTATTAGTTCATCGGTCACCTTTTTAGCAAGGGCCGCCGGTACGCATTCTAGGACACAGGCAAAGGCACCTGCTGCTTCAAGGGCTTTGGCATCGGCCAGTAGTTGTTGTGCTGCCGCTACTTCTTTACCTTGTACTTTAAAACCACCTAATTGATTGACTGATTGTGGTGTTAAACCAATATGGGCCACTACAGGAATTCCAGCTGTTGTTAATTTATGGACTAATTCGCAGACTTCTTGACCGCCTTCGAGTTTTACAGCGGTGCAGCCCGTTTCTTTTAGTAAGCGACCGGCATTATATAGGCCATCGGTTAGACTCGCTTGATAACTCATAAAGGGCATATCCGCTACGACTAGGGCCGTGCTGTTACCGCGTACAACGGCTTTTGTATGATGAATCATTTCCTCCATGGTTACAGGAATCGTTGATTGGTAACCGAGGATTACATTGCCAAGCGAATCGCCTACAAGTATCATGTCAATACCTGCTTCGTTAACATTACGGGCCATGGCGACATCATAGGCTGTAATCATAGTAATAGGTTCACCTTTTTGTTTCATATCTTTAATAGTTGTAATAGTAACTGGTTTCTTCGGTGTCGTAGTAGTAGCTGTATTAGTTACTGCATTAGTTGTTGTATTAGTCGCTGTACTAGTTGCTTCATTAGTCGCTGCATTAGTTGCTGTATTTGTTGTAGTATTCATGGTAAGACTCCTTTTGGGATGTTTTCCGTTTTAAAAAGTAAAAATAATTAATAGACGTTATTTGAGGCAATACAATCAGGCGATTTTAAAGACTCTTTAATAGCTCCTTGATACTGTTAATCTATTCCTTAGTTAGTAATTCACGTAATTCCTTGGCTTGTGCCATAGAAATAGTGCCATTTTGTAAGGCTAACTGTGTAGTTAAGCGACCTAAACTGCAATAGCTAGGAAGGTATTCAGAGGGTAAGGTTGCCAGATGCTGTTTTATGGTTGCTACATCACCTCGTGCAATAGGGCCTGTTAGGACTGTTCGTGGTTCTGTAGTGTGGCTTACATTTTGAACTGTACCCTGAAATAAAGGTAATAAGGCTTGCCAGGCAGCGTTAGATGGTAACCAATGGCTGATTAATTGTTGAGCAAGTGCTTGCAAGGTTACGGTATAATTGGAACAGATACAGGCTGCTGCATGATAGATAGCTCGTTCTTCTGGTGGCACATGAAAGGCCTGTCCTCCTAGTCTAGTTACAATAGACTGTGCTATAGAAAGGGCCGTGCTATCACCATCGATGGCCATGTAC
This window encodes:
- a CDS encoding DUF805 domain-containing protein codes for the protein MSSLSIVENFKMCMTKKYMTFQGRASRGEYWKFVLVQFIIMLIVGIVVWVFTFDEDTIDTISTIAALPFLLPSLAVQTRRLHDLGRSAWWLLLHLVPYAGSFVLFIFSIMKGKPETNEYGPVPDYSNYF
- a CDS encoding Rossmann-like and DUF2520 domain-containing protein, whose amino-acid sequence is MKIGIIGGGKVGQSLASALANDIVGIIGSSPKTTTQLAQQFQTPPYTQVELLQQSDVIFLTVPDRLIGAVATAVTSNLTALNQPSLTLTGKTFLHCSGSLGLEPLEPLTKLGAATGSLHPLQTFAHTHTPLSGVYMAIDGDSTALSIAQSIVTRLGGQAFHVPPEERAIYHAAACICSNYTVTLQALAQQLISHWLPSNAAWQALLPLFQGTVQNVSHTTEPRTVLTGPIARGDVATIKQHLATLPSEYLPSYCSLGRLTTQLALQNGTISMAQAKELRELLTKE
- a CDS encoding SDR family NAD(P)-dependent oxidoreductase; the encoded protein is MSKTVFITGATSGIGRATAEAFAKAGYNLLLCARRLDVLDNLKAEFEPEFKIKVTTFALDVTDRQAVSTIVPKQIEAVGGVDILVNNAGLAQGLDSFETSSIDDMETMIDTNVKGLLYVSRTVLPFMIEKNQGHIINLGSTAGIYAYAKGAVYCATKAAVKTLSDGIRIDTIETDIKVTTIQPGIVETPFSEVRFHGDKDKAAAVYAGVEALQAEDIAEIIVFAATQPKRVQISDITIMANQQATGFMIAKK
- a CDS encoding serine dehydratase subunit alpha family protein, translating into MKDLYCMLEREVLPAFGCTEPIALAFAAAKAVEVLGTFPTSLHADCSGNIIKNAKSVTIPNAEGRTGFYYSLILGAIVGDASKELEVLEGLTSADVARADDLFNSNFCTVSLAEGVANLYIQVRASTEEHEVIVTVQQKHTNITHIEKDGVVLLDIPMEQVLADELQMTFDDCYEFAEEADLNRLKELLSRQFSYNMAIAEEGMKNAYGSNIGKLIIEESASIADKARAYAAAGSDARMGGCSMPVMINCGSGNQGITLSVPILVYAEEYNVSEERRYRALALANVLALYIKHDIGRLSAYCGVVSAASATAAGIAYMLEESKDVVWETLSNALVGTSGVVCDGAKASCAMKIGMSLGNALLSYRQAKTNNSFKNGDGIVKGSIDETVHTVGRIARDGMRETDIVICGK
- a CDS encoding 3-isopropylmalate dehydratase small subunit yields the protein MDFQGKIWRYGDNVDTDVIIPARYLAIADMAELATHAMEDIDTTFAAKVQPGDLMVAGKNFGCGSSREHAPAVIKASGVPCIIAHSFARIFFRNAINIGLPVIEIGDAVEKIQVNHEIGIDMSTGEVHNITTGETYQGTALPPFVQAIAKAGGLVNFAKQRG
- a CDS encoding 2-isopropylmalate synthase, with protein sequence MSQVQKATNQQDVNRVYFFDTTLRDGEQSPGVSLQTPEKIEIAQNLVRLGVDVIEAGFPAASPGDFEAVKTIAENVKGVIICGLARANKADIERTAEALQGAERSRLHVFIATSDIHLEYKLKKTREEVLAIVKECLALAKGKFDEIEFSAEDASRTDLEYLCEVFSVAIAGGATILNVPDTVGYMTPDEFAYKIRYIKEHVQDIDKAIISVHCHDDLGMANANTLAAIQAGARQVEGTINGLGERAGNVGIEEVTMALKTRQDVYGVTTAIDTKQFTRVSKLVSKLTGMAVPPNKAIVGRNAFAHESGIHQHGMLNNPTTYEIMTPESVGAEKTSIVLGKHSGCHAFESHLETMGFHFTAEKVNDLFVKFKALADRKKEIFDEDILALVIDNIDHVKAIELVHHHYKSNERGYAYADVRLKTPQGIREDAAVGDGSVDASLKAAQRVIGLPIELKDYQVRSVTAGQDALGEVQVTIEYKGRQYNGRGVSTDVISSSVLAYINAVNYVYLTEEIEKEFE
- the panB gene encoding 3-methyl-2-oxobutanoate hydroxymethyltransferase, yielding MNTTTNTATNAATNEATSTATNTTTNAVTNTATTTTPKKPVTITTIKDMKQKGEPITMITAYDVAMARNVNEAGIDMILVGDSLGNVILGYQSTIPVTMEEMIHHTKAVVRGNSTALVVADMPFMSYQASLTDGLYNAGRLLKETGCTAVKLEGGQEVCELVHKLTTAGIPVVAHIGLTPQSVNQLGGFKVQGKEVAAAQQLLADAKALEAAGAFACVLECVPAALAKKVTDELITMATIGIGAGNGCDGQVLVCNDLLGISTGFTPKFVKQYANLHDITVNAVKDYIKDVKERSFPAPEHTFKIDDSVLEKLY
- the leuC gene encoding 3-isopropylmalate dehydratase large subunit, producing MGMTMTEKNMARHAGVATVRAGEIIECKVDAVLMNDITFPPALKEFRKIGKPVFDRAKIYLVPDHFTPNKDIKSAEQAKIMRDFVRQEQITHYFEVGRMGIEHVLLPEQGLVAPGDMIIGADSHTCTYGALGAFATGVGSTDAGVAMAMGQTWFKVPEAIKVELTGMPNRWVTGKDIVLELIGQIGVDGARYKAIEFCGDGIAHLTMADRLTICNMAIEAGGKCGVFPYDEVTKAYVTGRVKREYTPVVADEDAVYSETVVIDLATLKPVVAFPHLPSNTHYITDIAKDITIDQVVIGSCTNGRYEDLEAAASIFKDRKVADFVRCIVVPGSQAVYDQAIKAGLIDIFIDAGCAVSTPTCGPCLGGYMGIMAAGERTVSTTNRNFRGRMGHVDSEVYLASPYVAAASAVLGRIAGPEEV
- a CDS encoding GNAT family N-acetyltransferase, which codes for MEFRIATAQDTEAVKNLWAYCFETADDPFFQYYFSKAYEPEHTMVGYEGDLLASMVHLRQYTLAVRGAQLPVSYMVGVATDPVARRGGIGGQLLLSSLEELKQRGQGLTILMPSKAAFYQQYGWELYAHQWVQTLPLEELRPLTDKTLHFGLVHSDDEWSKLAPVYETYTKGVSGYAIRGEKEWRRLLGSFFAEGVRVAYVADEAGHIEGYAVYRLGAEEIPVTEFVYTSRRAQKGLLNYLYNHRSQGSSIRWNEGMQDESYIFHPNGKTGHTTMPYMMSRIVDVVTAMASVPAHIDGHWSRISAVSEGGTYTFILGVKDSLASWNEGTYEVTVQHQGTVQAKKVADVVNNDVDVVMAVGALSLILMGRMTASELAFEGKVSGNDTVLAMLDRIYPKQKTYINEWW
- the leuB gene encoding 3-isopropylmalate dehydrogenase — translated: MEKTVVAINGDGIGREIVEAARRVVDKAVVKDNIVICWAEHKAGGEAIDAYGKPLPQSTIDACKKAEAVLLGAVGGPKWDSVAPAIRPEKAILGLRKELGLFCNLRPVRIFKALQEYSPLKPELVQDVDFVIVRELTGGIYFGERSEASGEGPNEKAWDKETYHRYEIERIIDIAIDTAKKRKGKVTSVDKANVLASSRLWRTVAQEKATANSAVTFDYLYVDNTAMQLVVNPGQFDVIVTTNLFGDILSDEGAVVSGSLGLLPSASIGTGTALYEPIHGSAPDIAGKGIANPLGTILSAAMMCRYSLGASKAADAIEAAVEAALTAGYRTGDIYKDGMKRVNTEGMTEAVLQYI